A genomic stretch from Cardiocondyla obscurior isolate alpha-2009 linkage group LG10, Cobs3.1, whole genome shotgun sequence includes:
- the Sumo gene encoding small ubiquitin-related modifier 3, translating to MSDEKKETKTESEHINLKVLGQDNAVVQFKIKKHTPLRKLMNAYCDRVGLAIAAVRFRFDGQPINELDTPTTLEMEEGDTIEVYQQQTGGFSC from the exons ATGTCGGACGAGAAAAAG GAAACGAAAACGGAGTCGGAGCATATAAATCTGAAGGTGTTGGGCCAGGACAACGCGGTAGTTcagtttaaaattaagaaacacACACCCTTACGCAAACTGATGAACGCATACTGCGACCGTGTA GGCTTGGCAATAGCAGCAGTAAGATTTAGGTTTGATGGACAGCCTATAAACGAATTAGACACACCTACTACATTGGAAATGGAGGAAGGGGACACAATAGAGGTGTATCAACAGCAGACTGGTGGTTTTTCGTGTTGA
- the Lute gene encoding BTB/POZ domain-containing protein 6-B — MAMSNLYSKISTKPMKRFQDNVAVKQTNAWMNAESPNNTSDSPPSVSPLSSSIVLQREGTTVNQPLSAPASPLSSLSSPVTQLNLPSPGDCTQDPNWQATKPTVRERNAAMFNNHLMADIIFIVGSPGHTQTIPAHKYVLATGSSVFYAMFYGGLPENKRDIEVPDVEPAAFLALLRYMYCDEVQLEADTVLATLYVAKKYIVPHLARACVNYLETSLTAKNACLLLSQSRLFEEPNLMQRCWEVIDAQAEMALRSDGFVDIDIHTLESVLSRETLNCKEIHIWDAALRWASAECIRQDLEPIPANQRQLLGSALYLIRLPAMSLEEFANSAAQTGILTHQETIDLFLHFTASNKPQLCFPIKSRQGLKTQICHRFQSCAYRSNQWRYRGRCDSIQFSVDKRIFVVGFGLYGSSSGAADYNVKIELKRLGNILAENNTKFFSDGSSNTFHVYFENPIQIEPECSYTASAILDGGELSFFGQEGMSEAIVGSVNFQFQCSSESTNGTGVQGGQIPELIFYGPPSDD; from the exons ATGGCAATGTCGAATCTCTATTCTAAGATCTCCACGAAGCCAATGAAGCGTTTTCAGGACAACGTCGCGGTCAAACAGACTAATGCTTGGATGAACG cgGAATCTCCAAACAATACATCAGATTCACCACCGTCGGTGAGTCCACTTTCCTCATCTATCGTCTTACAGCGCGAAGGCACCACGGTGAATCAGCCATTGAGCGCTCCTGCGTCTCCCCTGTCTTCCCTGTCGTCACCCGTGACGCAGTTAAATTTACCATCACCCGGAGATTGCACTCAAGATCCCAATTGGCAAGCGACAAAGCCTACAGTGCGAGAACGCAACGCGGCCATGTTCAATAATCATCTTATGGccgatattatatttattgttggCAGTCCAG GTCATACACAAACTATACCAGCACATAAATATGTTCTCGCAACTGGTAGTTCAGTATTTTATGCCATGTTCTATGGAGGGTTAccagaaaataaaagagacaTAGAAGTGCCTGATGTTGAACCAGCAGCTTTTCTCGCATTATTGAG GTATATGTACTGCGACGAAGTGCAGCTAGAAGCAGATACAGTTCTGGCGACGTTATACgtcgcgaaaaaatatatagttcCACATTTGGCACGGGCATGTGTTAATTATTTGGAAACGAGTCTTACGGCGAAGAACGCGTGCCTGCTTCTAAGTCAATCTCGCCTGTTCGAAGAACCCAATCTCATGCAACGTTGCTGGGAGGTGATTGATGCACAA GCGGAAATGGCCCTAAGATCTGATGGTTTTGTGGATATTGATATTCACACACTCGAATCTGTCTTATCTCGAGAGACATTAAACTGCAAAGAAATCCACATATGGGATGCTGCATTACGATGGGCCTCTGCGGAATGCATACGGCAAGATCTCGAGCCTATTCCCGCTAATCAAAGACAACTGTTGG gATCTGCCTTGTATTTAATTAGACTTCCTGCTATGAGTCTTGAGGAGTTCGCGAACAGTGCGGCTCAGACAGGAATTTTAACACATCAAGAAACAATCGATTTGTTTTTGCATTTTACGGCCAGTAATAAGCCACAACTTTGTTTTCCCATCAAATCGCGTCAAGGGCTAAAAACTCAG ATTTGTCACAGATTTCAGTCCTGTGCATACAGGTCAAATCAATGGCGATACAGAGGCCGTTGCGACTCAATTCAATTCAGTGTGGATAAGAGAATATTCGTAGTGGGTTTTGGTCTGTATGGAAGCTCGTCTGGTGCTGCCGATTATAATGTCAAGATAGAATTAAAGAGACTCGGAAATATTCTGGCGGAAAACAACACCAAGTTTTTTTCCGATGGTTCAAGCAACACATTTCATGTATACTTTGAGAATCCGATACAAATCGAGCCAGAATGTTCATACACGGCAAGTGCAATATTAGACGGTGGTGAACTAAGCTTTTTCGGTCAAGAAGGTATGTCGGAAGCGATAGTCGGCAGTGTAAACTTCCAGTTTCAGTGTAGTTCTGAGAGTACCAACGGCACCGGTGTTCAAGGAGGACAAATTCCCGAATTAATATTCTACGGGCCACCATCCGACGATTGA
- the Brf gene encoding transcription factor IIIB 90 kDa subunit, with translation MSGNKCRNCGSTNIETDPGRGDAICMECGFVLEDSVIISQTTFEESSSGKVMVLGHFVANDSTGSATNFGAPYYVNGKESRGITIQNARKGITHLCLQLGLNQNCIDTSVNFYKMALSHHLTRGRKQAHNQAACVYITCRIERTEHMLIDISDVLHICVHELGRTYLRFTQALCINIPAVDPCLYIMRFAHKLEFGDKTHAVSMTALRVVQRMKRDSIHSGRRPSGLCGAALLIAARLHEFSRSTIDIIKIVKVHESTLRKRLMEFGDTPSSALTLDQFMTVDLEEEQDPPAFKAARKKDRERLQKLENIDMEISELQAEIDRQLEDYRMGKLKKRKDVSSIESEDADRFIRASNFSIIQQYVENNIDDPDQKDTVLSESNSSLITGLGPDIASMMTTSDHSNEVKESDNFENPSEEIYTTDFDDEELDNYILSEKESQSKSALWNKVNASYLIQQKEKAEKLLKEKEEGKPEKKRRRITKKHKTPANTAGEAIEKMLQEKKISSKINYEVLKNLNNQQQSNQELLASNTSELDAINFKKPASVNSTLKSESLLTKKYRFAKPNTQQIKKTLNKKLDEKCEAKKEDEGITKKEVNSMETDTAIVDTSEIVYDNDDYLDEEEADATEMSLGQMLESHTTSEGEFCDDGYEYE, from the exons ATGTCTGGAAACAAGTGTCGCAATTGTGGGTCTACTAATATTGAGACTGATCCAGGACGCGGCGATGCAATTTGTATGGAATGTGGTTTTGTATTAGAGGACTCGGTTATTATTAGCCAAACAACATTTGAAGAATCATCCTCTGGCAAAGTGATGGTACTAGGACACTTTGTTGCTAATGATAGCACAGGCAGTGCTACAAATTTTGGTGcac CTTATTATGTTAATGGAAAAGAATCTAGAGGAATTACAATACAAAATGCACGGAAAGGTATAACACATCTTTGCCTGCAATTagg CTTAAATCAAAATTGCATTGACACGtccgtaaatttttataaaatggcTTTGAGTCACCATTTAACACGAGGAAGGAAACAAGCTCACAACCAGGCTGCTTGTGTGTATATTACCTGCCGCATCGAAAGAACTGAAC acaTGCTCATCGATATCAGTGATGTTCTTCATATATGTGTTCACGAACTTGGACGGACATATCTACGATTCACCCAGGCTTTATGTATCAACATACCTGCAGTGG ATCCTTGCTTGTACATCATGAGATTTGCCCACAAGCTTGAGTTTGGCGATAAAACGCATGCTGTATCTATGACAGCTTTAAGAGTTGTTCAAAGAATGAAAAGGGACAGTATTCATAGTGGTCGTAGACCATCAGGTCTATGTGGTGCAG CATTATTAATAGCTGCACGATTACACGAGTTCAGCAGATCAACtattgatattataaaaattgtcaaaGTACACGAATCTACTTTACGTAAAAg attgATGGAATTTGGGGATACACCATCCAGTGCTTTGACACTAGATCAATTTATGACTGTGGATTTGGAAGAAGAACAAGATCCTCCAGCTTTTAAAGCAGCTCGTAAAAAAGATAGAGAACGTTTACAAAaa ttagAAAATATAGATATGGAAATAAGTGAACTGCAAGCAGAAATTGATAGACAGTTAGAAGATTATAGAAtgggaaaattaaaaaagaggaaggatg TATCTTCGATAGAGAGCGAAGATGCAGATAGATTTATTCGCGCAAGTAATTTTAGTATAATCCAACAATATGTCGAAAACAACATTGATGATCCTGATCAGAAAGATACTGTTTTAAGTGAAAGTAATAGTTCACTTATAACTGGATTAG GCCCGGATATAGCATCTATGATGACTACGAGTGATCACTCGAATGAAGTTAAGGAAAgtgataattttgaaaat ccATCTGAGGAAATTTACACGACTGATTTCGATGATGAAgaattagataattatattctttcgGAAAAAGAATCGCAATCCAAATCTGCCCTTTGGAATAAAGTAAATGCAAGTTATCTTAttcaacaaaaagaaaaggcagaaaaacttttaaaggaaaaagaagaaggcaaacctgagaaaaaaagaagaagaataacGAAAAAGCATAAAACTCCGGCGAATACTGCAG GCGAGGCAattgaaaaaatgttacaagagaaaaaaatatcatctaaaataaattatgaagtattaaaaaatctaaataatcaACAGCAAAGCAATCAAGAGTTACTGGCTTCGAACACGTCAGAGTTGGacgcaataaatttcaaaaaacc GGCGTCGGTCAATTCTACACTAAAATCAGAAagtttattaacgaaaaaatatcgttttgcTAAACCAAACActcaacaaataaaaaaaacattaaataaaaagcttgATGAAAAATGTGAAGCTAAAAAAGAGGATGAAGGGATCACAAAGAAAGAAGTCAACTCAATGGAAACGGATACAGCTATAGTGGACACATCTGAAATCG tgtaTGATAATGACGATTATCTTGATGAAGAAGAAGCTGATGCTACGGAAATGTCACTTGGACAAATGCTCGAGTCTCATACAACTTCCGAGGGCGAGTTTTGTGATGATGGTTATGAATACGAATAG
- the LOC139106060 gene encoding putative gustatory receptor 28b, whose product MNPIKNLPKTPMDLKKRKLLISTSQSFEKVGGFLGISLSTYMGRLYSLALMLFFIFLSRTSWSIICTGHCEKQLTIKFTVLLWYSLTLLLLLSVVGTSLLRPKYFTFPFQEMFMVDSILELYGARFTAKDIFIIKYLQNIGAAVIMLLDIALNVHTVYWNSTFEITSFCLFNFYCRMCMLVMDGLFSHHINNIYLRFRELNKITIQHSRDNLSVSCIDFDVSANLGNKYNNAVVTKIRSIQHLHHRLYILAKKINANFGLQNLIMSVISLSVIIYFLHDAYYNLIQGINVSYLIPHVYLISFHVVRFFYTSYVCQRSKNEFQKMAIILHDAFLEYKSLRAEVVHFSLQLVHENLTFTALGLYEIDIPLMCSVVGAIITYFIMVIQLDTKFPSVIQNVTVINSTITTTEESCQYYNFTSAIT is encoded by the exons atgaatccaattaaaaatttaccgaAAACTCCAATGGATctcaagaaaagaaaacttttaatttctacAAGTCAATCTTTCGAAAAAGTTGGAGGTTTCCTGGGAATTAGTCTGTCGACTTACATGGGCAGATTGTACAGTCTTGCGCTTATgctatttttcatttttttaagtcGAACATCTTGGAGTATTATTTGCACTGGTCATTGTGAGAAACAACTTACCATAAAGTTTACGGTTTTATTATGGTATTCGTTAACGCTTCTGTTATTGCTGAGTGTGGTGGGCACATCTCTACTCCGCCCAAAGTATTTTACTTTTCCTTTTCAAGAAATGTTTATGGTGGATTCCATACTTGA ATTGTATGGTGCACGGTTCACGgccaaagatatttttatcataaaatatctGCAGAATATTGGAGCAGCAGTAATAATGTTATTGGACATAGCACTAAACGTTCATACTGTATATTGGAATAGCACTTTTGAAATAACCAGCTTCTGCTTGTTTAACTTTTATTGCAGAATGTGCATGCTAGTGATGGATGGATTGTTCAGCCATcatataaataacatatatCTAAGATTCCGTGAGTTGAATAAGATCACAATACAACATTCAAGGGACAATCTATCAGTTTCCTGTATTGATTTTGATGTAAGCGCAAACTTAGGTAATAAATACAACAATGCTGTGGTAACTAAAATCCGTTCGATTCAACATCTTCATCatagattatatattttagcgAAAAAG ataaatgcaaattttggTCTTCAAAATCTCATCATGTCTGTTATCTCTTTGtctgttataatttatttcctccATGATGCATATTACAACCTTATACAGGGTATAAACGTTAGTTATTTAATACCTCATGTATACTTAATATCCTTCCATGTTGTTCGATTTTTTTACACTAGTTATGTGTGTCAGCGATCAAAAAATGAA TTTCAGAAGATGGCGATTATTTTGCATGATGCTTTCCTAGAATATAAGTCATTACGAGCTGAA GTAGTCCACTTTTCACTTCAGCTGGTTCATGAGAATTTAACATTCACAGCTTTAGGACTGTACGAGATAGATATTCCTCTCATGTGCTCT GTGGTTGGAGCTATAATAACGTATTTCATTATGGTCATTCAACTTGACACCAAATTTCCTTCTGTAATTCAAAATGTAACTGTTATTAACAGTACTATTACAACTACAGAAGAGTCATGccaatattacaattttacaagTGCTATCACATAA